ttcactcATTCATTCGATGAACACCACAGACATAAGATAGTGATGCGTTTCGCAAGATACCACTcacatatccatcaacctGATTGAAATCACCCgtcatatcctcttcttcctcctcttcttcactttcgcTCAAATCTACCATCTGAGCTtcattcacctcatcatcctcatcatcatctccagtTGGCGACCGATTGGTATGGGCAGGTTCTTCTATACCACCCGTTTGAGCAAAGTTTCTAACTCTTCTACCTTGATCGTCCCTATCctgcatctcatcatcagataACATTGTATCGTCCTCTCTAAGCTGCTGAGGTCGTTTCTCAGGTGAAATAGGTTCTGCTTTTACTCCTAATGCCATATTCGCATCAGATTCAATGGTAGAGGGggtttctttctttttcttcttcttttctttttctttcttctcatctttgcCTTTGACTTTCTTATCCTGATTCGACCTTCTATCTCTATACAAAGAGGTAGGTGCAGATTCAGACATGGTAGATACCAAATCTATATCGATTGGTCTACCCATCGAACCACCTTCTTGGTCGGAATGATCAGAGTAAACTTCGATGTCTTGCTCGTCAAAACGGGATGTCATTGTCGATGCGCTGGCAGTGAATTTAcgagatgatgaagctaTACACGAGACGAATGGAAATGTCAGTACTGACCCACTGTCAGTATATAATAAGTTTCATGATCACTTACCACTGGGAACAGGTCTTGGACCACCAAAGACACCCGCCGCAatggatgttgaaggtgCATTgcctcgtcctcttcctctacctggtcctcctcgtcctctcGGTGAGCCGCGCATGCCCCCTCTTGGAGCAGATGACGAAGCGGGTATGTTCGATATGTCCTATATACAGTAAAGGCATATCAAAAGCTGAACTATCATTTGAGTCAGTGGGAACAGACCAGAGCTTACAGGTTTGACATCTACTTCTCTACAATACCACTCATTACCGTCAGcatgatgatcgatcgaagtaatgaaaatcaaatcaacaagTCGCATCCCACTCACTGTTTGACCCTTCTTATGGGTACTTTCGGCTTGAACTTCAACCTCTGCACACCACCTGAAGGCGGCACACTACCACCCTGGGAAGGAGCGGGTGTGGACCTAGCTGATATGGACCCAGATCCAGATGTTGACGAAGAGACGGTAGACATAGGTATGGAAGCTAGGTTGGGAGGGACAGTTGGTGTCGGAGTTGAAGTTGATGCCTGatgttgattctgattttggCTTTGAGCGGCCGCTATGAGAGAGGGTTTACCTCTATTTGGAGCTGACATCTTGGCAGTCTGCCTCTACCACTGTATGCTCCGAGTAGATATGCAAGGTAGATGCGAGGACGGATGAATGGCGAGTGAATTAGTGCCAGTTAGTTGATCTTGACTTTTGTTGTTCAGAGGTCTACTCGTACCAAAATCTCATATCACGTGTTGTTCCTCGGTGAGTTGATTAGTGTTGTTAGTAATAGCAGCTTGGATCTCATCTGTAATGGTAATTAGGAATTGTTCCTAATGACCCGCTGCGTAGTGGAGGTCGACTCCATGCATAGCCGAGCTGATGACGGTGCAACGAGAAGATACGTGAAATATCTTGCCACCATTCGAACATCTAACGCATATCGTACAGACATCCATAACAAGACCAGCATCAACAGAACAACCAGCTCGTCAACGACTCTTCGAAGAGCGTCCATCAGACGACACAAAGCAGCACTCACACCGAGAGACCATTCACACACAATGCCTACCGAATTGCCATACGcagctgaagctgagacTTCCTTGGGCTACGAGGAACTACAAGTGAGCTAGACACATGTTCATCTTAAGGATCAGATTACGAGCTTACATCAGGTTGTCATTTTGTACAGGTATTGAAGACGCAGTATTACAAGGAGATCGAACAGGGTCATGTGACTACTCAGAGTAAATTCAattatggtgagttggtgtCGTTCTCATTCAAGCAAATACCTACAttgctcttcctcctgttcGAGCAGGATGGTATGGTCCATCTTACCGATGTCATCAGCTCACAACACCCCGctcattcatcctcatcgtcgtGCAATTGTATCTTTCATTACTGATCATATCACTGTACGACTAATTAGGCTGGGGTCTAGTCAAATCGGGTAGTGCAGAGTACCAAACGGAAGGTGTGAAATTACTACAAGGTATGTCAATTTTACCAGTCCCCTTGTTGCCGGaccaacatcttcatctagatgatgatcagctgtcGATTATTTGCCAAAGATGTACGTACAACTAACCTACTTATGTGATTTAGAGATATATTCCGCTTCACCCGCTCACCGAAGGGAATGCACGTATTACATCGCTGTAGGCTATTACAAGTTGAAGAATTATGCATATGCCAAGAGGTTCAATGGTGAGTATCTGTGTGATATTCGCGTTCATCATCGCCCCTATCACTTTATCTATCATAGCCCCCTCAGATCATTCAATTTGCAATATAGCGAACGGTTGTCTTACTGATAACTGTAATCTTTTAGACCTCCTACTATCCGTCGAACCAGAGAACATGCAAGCTCAATCCTTACGAACATTGATCGACCAGGCTGTTCagagagatggatatatAGGTGAGTAGCGCTATGGGCGTCTATTTGATTCCGAACCTTTATCATCAGTAAAAAGAGCACACATATTCTCCCCTCCAAAAGAgacattggaagatgacaCATACTGACATCTCATGCTACTCTTAGGAATGGGTCTCATAGCGGGTGCAGCAGCCGTCACAGGATTGATAGTAGCAGGCTTGGTGAAACGTTCAAGGAGATAAAGATAACGGTGATAGGCGGTGATGATGTTCCTTTCTACTTCTCCCACGGAATCTGCCATATCATCTTATAGTGAACTCCATGGTGTATGTCCTTGCTGTATGTACACACGTATGCCCCTATATGCTATCCAACTAGTCTATGTCTGTCTACTTGAAGAACAGATCGAGCTCCCATATACTCGTACTGGTCAAATGCCGAAGATGCCGCCCTGGTTACGTAACTGCTCCCTAGGCGTCAAAATTATTTtatctgattctgattccaCTTGCGCTTAGGACCGGCCGAACAAATCCTAACCACATGcaccaaatcattcatcaccACCCAGAAGAAAAAGTCATCGCAGAGACAAGACACAACAGGTGAGGGCATTGCCATCGTCAAGGTAAGACTGCTCATCGTCTCAAGGAatcatctcagcttcagcaaGTTTACGACCTATACTCAGAACCAAGACGAATTGTTATACTGCTCTCGATCGTCCGCTTCGAACCAAAAGGGTAGAGATCGGTTGACAGTGAGTGTCGTCTTTCTTGCTGTTGACTCGAATTTCTTGCCGTCATGCCAGTAAAGATCGTGAATGGCAAGAGACATAGTATGTGAATGTTCACAAGAGTATATCTCAATGGCCGATGTCGCTGTACCAGGTCATTGAATTCTGAATCTATTGATGACGCTTTGGCTTGAGACTTCCAATTTTTCCCCACTTGATATTCGGGCAG
The nucleotide sequence above comes from Kwoniella europaea PYCC6329 chromosome 1, complete sequence. Encoded proteins:
- a CDS encoding mitochondria fission 1 protein translates to MPTELPYAAEAETSLGYEELQVLKTQYYKEIEQGHVTTQSKFNYGWGLVKSGSAEYQTEGVKLLQEIYSASPAHRRECTYYIAVGYYKLKNYAYAKRFNDLLLSVEPENMQAQSLRTLIDQAVQRDGYIGMGLIAGAAAVTGLIVAGLVKRSRR